From the genome of Nitrosomonas sp. Is79A3:
CATCATTCTGCAGGATAAAACACAATGTGAAGAAAGAAAATTCTGCGTTCAGAAAATAAATAGATCGAAGCGGTTCGTGTTTGTACTTACGGTGAAAAATAAGACAAAACGAACATTCATTTCCAGTTGATTGTGTGCGATATGTAGCAGGAGCAATTCCACGACTTTATCTTGACATAGGATTATGAAATTGTACGGATATGTAAAAGGGGAGCAACTGTAAATTAGAGCGGAATGAATTAAATGCGCGATACATTAATTATAGATCCGGCCAATAAATAGTTTGATTTTTGTTGATTTTGCATGTCGTAGGAGGATGGAAAAAATAGATGCAAGAACCTTAAGAGATGAAGCGCTGCATGAACGTCGCCGGCAAGTGATTCGTCTTCACAAGCGAGGCGGGAAACCTGGGCAAATAGCGCAGGTTACGGAGCTGAGCGACACGGCTGTGAAGAAGATTATTCGACTTTATGAAGAAGGTGGTGCAGCTGGACTAAAGCCTGGTAGACGCGGCCGACGTACGGGTGACAAACGCAGCCTAAGCGAAGAGCAGGAGTTGAGATTGCAACGGCTTATTTGTGATAAGCGTCCTGAGCAACTGAAGATGGATTTTGCGTTGTGGAATCGTGGGGCGATAAGACAGTTAATTGAGCAGGAATGTGGCATATCCATGCCGATACGCACGGTGGGACACTACCTCAAGCGTTGGGGATTTACCCCGCAGAAGCCGATCCGACGTGCTTATGAACAACGCCCGGAGGCGGTAAAGCAATGGCTCAATGAGCAATATCCGGATATTGCCAAGCGCGCTCAAACTGAAGGCGGGGAGATTCACTGGGGTGATGAGACAGGATTAGTCAATACGGATGTGCGAGGACGTGGCTTTGCACCCAAGGGAAAAACACCCGTGACCTACGCTCCTGGCACGCGGCAACGGCTGTCAATGATTGCCACTGTAACCAACAAAGGCTGTGCACGCTGGCAGATTATTGATGGAAATTTCAATTCAGATAGACTCATTGAATTTCTCGAACTACTGATCAAGGATGCAGGGAAGAAAGTGTTCTTGATCCTGGATAATTTGAGAGTGCACCACAGCAAACCAGTGAAGGCTTGGCTGGAAGAAAATAAGGAAAAGATCGAATGCTTTTATTTACCCAGCTACAGTCCGGAATTAAATCCAGAAGAAAGATTAAACTCAGATTTGAAGCAGGCTATCGGTTCGAAAGTTCCGGTGCGTACCAAGGAGAAATTACATGCCGCTGTCGATGATCATATGTTGATGCTGCAGAATAATCCAGAGCGCGTTGCTTCTTACTTCCAAGATCCGTACGTAAAATATGCCGCT
Proteins encoded in this window:
- a CDS encoding IS630 family transposase encodes the protein MEKIDARTLRDEALHERRRQVIRLHKRGGKPGQIAQVTELSDTAVKKIIRLYEEGGAAGLKPGRRGRRTGDKRSLSEEQELRLQRLICDKRPEQLKMDFALWNRGAIRQLIEQECGISMPIRTVGHYLKRWGFTPQKPIRRAYEQRPEAVKQWLNEQYPDIAKRAQTEGGEIHWGDETGLVNTDVRGRGFAPKGKTPVTYAPGTRQRLSMIATVTNKGCARWQIIDGNFNSDRLIEFLELLIKDAGKKVFLILDNLRVHHSKPVKAWLEENKEKIECFYLPSYSPELNPEERLNSDLKQAIGSKVPVRTKEKLHAAVDDHMLMLQNNPERVASYFQDPYVKYAA